A section of the Bradyrhizobium oligotrophicum S58 genome encodes:
- the gloB gene encoding hydroxyacylglutathione hydrolase, producing MAADIRVFTCLSDNFGYLIHDPATGATASIDAPEAGPIARQLDAAGWTLTDILITHHHHDHVGGVAELKQRYGCRVVAPYDKATAIANVDLRVAHGDVVKIGELLARVLETPGHTLDHISYVFDADKAVFAADTLFSIGCGRVFEGTYPMMWDSLLKLRALPDDFRLYCGHEYTASNVKFALTVDPDNEALKARADEVTRLRSANQPTIPTLLGAEKMANVFLRADDPAVAARLRMKGANAEDVFGELRERKNKS from the coding sequence ATGGCCGCCGACATCCGCGTCTTCACCTGCCTGTCCGACAATTTCGGCTATCTGATCCACGACCCGGCGACCGGCGCCACCGCCTCGATCGACGCGCCCGAAGCCGGCCCGATCGCCCGCCAGCTCGACGCTGCCGGCTGGACCCTCACCGACATCCTGATCACCCACCATCACCACGATCATGTCGGCGGCGTCGCCGAGCTGAAGCAGCGCTATGGCTGCCGCGTGGTGGCCCCGTACGACAAGGCGACGGCGATCGCCAATGTCGATCTGCGCGTCGCCCATGGCGACGTCGTGAAGATCGGCGAGCTGCTCGCGCGCGTGCTGGAGACGCCCGGTCATACGCTCGACCACATCTCCTACGTGTTCGATGCCGACAAGGCCGTGTTCGCAGCAGACACGCTGTTCTCGATCGGCTGCGGCCGCGTGTTCGAGGGCACCTATCCGATGATGTGGGATTCGCTCCTGAAGCTGCGCGCGCTGCCGGACGATTTCAGGCTCTATTGCGGCCACGAATACACCGCCTCCAACGTCAAGTTCGCGCTCACGGTGGATCCGGACAATGAGGCGCTGAAGGCCCGCGCCGACGAGGTGACGCGGCTCCGGTCCGCCAACCAGCCGACCATTCCGACATTGCTCGGCGCCGAGAAGATGGCCAACGTCTTCCTGCGCGCCGATGATCCGGCCGTCGCGGCCCGGCTGCGCATGAAGGGCGCGAACGCCGAGGACGTGTTCGGCGAGCTGCGCGAACGCAAGAACAAATCGTAA
- a CDS encoding cupin domain-containing protein: MTTLSAADIIARLGLQPHPEGGHFRETFRDPAVDAGGRAASTLIYFLLARGERSHWHRVDAVETWHFYAGAPLTLRIAGAGERPQTTMLGIDLVAGQQPQAVVPAHAWQAAESTGDWTLVGCTVAPGFMFEGFELASPGWEPQV; this comes from the coding sequence ATGACCACGCTCTCCGCTGCCGACATCATCGCGCGTCTCGGTTTGCAGCCGCATCCGGAGGGCGGACATTTTCGCGAGACCTTTCGCGACCCGGCCGTCGACGCTGGCGGCCGCGCCGCCTCGACCTTGATCTATTTCCTGCTCGCCCGCGGCGAACGCTCGCACTGGCACAGGGTCGACGCGGTCGAGACCTGGCACTTCTATGCGGGGGCACCGCTGACCCTGCGAATTGCCGGCGCCGGCGAGAGGCCGCAAACGACGATGCTCGGCATCGATCTCGTGGCCGGCCAGCAGCCTCAGGCGGTGGTCCCCGCGCATGCCTGGCAAGCCGCAGAGAGCACCGGCGACTGGACCCTGGTCGGCTGCACGGTGGCGCCGGGATTCATGTTCGAGGGATTCGAGCTCGCGTCCCCAGGCTGGGAGCCGCAGGTCTGA
- a CDS encoding putative bifunctional diguanylate cyclase/phosphodiesterase, producing MPDVRRYMARAGELFRVPAENPELTRAQFQAFSKQVPLLYFILITNSLALAYTFLPLAPTWLTMAVPALLSAITGFRMLWWLRQRDVAPSGEEVLRNLRVTNRIAAPIGVLFVIWSFSLFPYGDPFAKGQVAFYMAVTVIGIIFCLMHLRSAALIVTLVVIVPYVIFFLSTGVPALRAIAVNQLLVSGAMVTVLFIYYRDFAALVASRKSLLAEQAATQALSDENFRLANLDSLTDLPNRRRFFSELTHAFTEAGRDGTRLAVGIIDLDGFKPINDTYGHTVGDRVLMEAARRIRDVCESRGSQVHLARLGGDEFGLVVTGNPTDDDLLALGRQITDLIKLPYQFETTHTGLSCSTGFALYPRSATAADALYECADYALYHAKRRARGQAIIFSTELEAEIRSRSVIEHLLRTADFEAEMGLVFQPIMDAMNARTTGFEVLARWHSPKLGTVSPASFIPAAERIGVIRSLTRVLLVKALATARTWPDDIRVSFNLSAHDICSPEGILPLISVIQASGVPPRRIEFEITETAVTFDFARAEQSIAALKAIGCGISLDDFGTGYSSLSHVHRLPLDKLKVDRSFVHDVNANPISHKIIKSLTGLCADMEISCVVEGVETKEQLDSLRRLGADYIQGYYFAEPMPADAVSGFLAKERQRFAEPAAVKVAGASA from the coding sequence ATGCCGGACGTGAGACGTTACATGGCCCGCGCGGGAGAGCTGTTTCGCGTTCCCGCGGAGAATCCGGAGCTGACGCGCGCGCAGTTCCAGGCCTTCTCCAAGCAGGTGCCGCTGCTCTATTTCATCCTGATCACCAACAGCCTCGCCCTCGCCTACACGTTCCTGCCGCTGGCGCCGACATGGCTGACGATGGCAGTGCCGGCGCTGCTCTCGGCGATCACCGGCTTTCGCATGCTGTGGTGGCTGCGTCAGCGCGACGTCGCCCCCAGCGGCGAGGAGGTCCTGCGCAATCTGCGTGTCACCAACCGGATCGCCGCACCGATCGGAGTGCTGTTCGTCATCTGGTCTTTTTCCCTGTTTCCCTATGGTGATCCGTTCGCCAAGGGGCAGGTCGCGTTCTACATGGCGGTCACGGTCATCGGCATCATCTTCTGCCTGATGCATCTGCGCTCGGCCGCGCTGATCGTGACACTCGTCGTGATCGTTCCCTACGTCATCTTCTTCCTGTCCACGGGCGTCCCGGCGCTGCGCGCGATTGCGGTCAATCAGCTGCTGGTGTCCGGCGCCATGGTTACGGTGCTGTTCATCTACTATCGCGATTTTGCGGCACTCGTTGCCAGCCGCAAATCGCTGCTCGCCGAGCAGGCCGCGACCCAGGCCCTGTCGGATGAGAACTTCCGGCTCGCCAATCTGGATTCGCTCACCGACCTTCCCAATCGGCGCCGGTTCTTTTCCGAGCTCACGCATGCATTCACCGAAGCCGGGCGCGACGGCACGCGGCTCGCGGTCGGCATCATCGATCTCGACGGATTCAAGCCGATCAACGACACCTATGGACACACGGTCGGCGACCGGGTGCTGATGGAGGCCGCACGACGGATCCGCGATGTCTGCGAGAGCCGCGGGTCCCAGGTCCATCTCGCCCGGCTCGGCGGTGACGAGTTCGGCCTGGTCGTGACCGGCAATCCGACCGACGACGATCTCTTAGCGCTCGGGCGGCAGATCACCGACCTCATCAAGCTGCCCTATCAGTTCGAGACGACGCATACCGGCCTGTCGTGCTCGACCGGCTTTGCGCTTTATCCGCGCTCGGCCACGGCCGCGGATGCGCTCTATGAATGCGCCGACTACGCGCTCTACCATGCCAAGCGCCGCGCCCGCGGCCAGGCGATCATCTTCTCGACCGAGCTCGAGGCGGAGATCCGCAGCCGCAGCGTGATCGAGCATCTGCTGCGTACCGCCGATTTCGAGGCCGAGATGGGCCTGGTGTTCCAGCCGATCATGGACGCCATGAACGCGCGTACCACCGGTTTTGAAGTCCTCGCACGCTGGCACAGCCCGAAGCTGGGCACGGTGTCGCCGGCAAGCTTCATCCCTGCCGCCGAGCGGATCGGCGTCATCCGCAGCCTCACCCGCGTCCTGCTGGTGAAGGCGCTGGCGACGGCACGGACGTGGCCCGACGACATCCGCGTATCGTTCAATCTCTCGGCGCACGACATCTGCTCGCCCGAGGGTATTCTGCCGCTGATCTCCGTCATCCAGGCCAGCGGCGTCCCGCCGCGCCGCATCGAGTTCGAGATCACGGAGACCGCCGTCACGTTCGATTTTGCCCGCGCCGAGCAATCGATCGCGGCGCTGAAGGCGATCGGCTGCGGCATCTCGCTCGACGATTTCGGCACCGGCTATTCGTCGCTCAGCCACGTCCATCGGCTGCCGCTCGACAAGCTCAAGGTCGACCGCAGCTTCGTCCATGACGTCAACGCCAACCCGATCAGCCACAAGATCATCAAGTCGCTGACCGGGCTGTGCGCCGACATGGAGATTTCCTGCGTCGTCGAAGGCGTCGAGACCAAGGAGCAGCTGGACAGCCTGCGACGTCTGGGCGCCGATTACATTCAGGGCTATTACTTCGCCGAGCCGATGCCCGCCGATGCGGTATCCGGCTTCCTTGCCAAGGAGCGTCAGCGCTTCGCGGAGCCGGCCGCCGTCAAGGTCGCCGGCGCCAGCGCCTGA
- the yddG gene encoding aromatic amino acid exporter YddG, with product MSQRTATLIGLTAILMWSLLALLTVATGTIPAFQLAAMTFAIGGVVGLLSLLRRPDGLQVLRQPLKVWAVGVGGLFGYHALYFLALRFAPPAEAGLLNYLWPLLIVLFSAFLPGERLAAHHVIGAALGLVGTALLLVGNGASFATSQLPGLGAAFVAAFVWAIYSVLSRRLKAVPTDAVAGFCMATSALAALAHVAIEHTVWPESAAQWLAVIGLGIGPVGAAFYAWDIGMKRGDIRVLGAASYATPLLSTAFLIVAGYARPSAAIALAALLIAGGGLVAAKDMFLLRRR from the coding sequence ATGTCCCAGCGCACTGCGACCCTGATCGGTTTGACCGCGATCCTGATGTGGTCGCTGCTCGCTTTGCTGACGGTGGCGACCGGCACGATCCCGGCCTTCCAGCTTGCGGCGATGACCTTCGCGATCGGCGGCGTCGTCGGATTGCTCAGTCTGTTGCGTCGACCGGACGGGCTGCAGGTGCTGCGGCAGCCGCTGAAGGTCTGGGCCGTTGGCGTCGGCGGGCTGTTCGGCTATCACGCGCTGTACTTCCTGGCGCTGCGCTTTGCGCCTCCCGCCGAAGCCGGACTGTTGAACTATCTGTGGCCGCTGCTGATCGTGTTGTTCTCGGCCTTTCTGCCCGGAGAGCGGCTCGCGGCTCACCACGTGATCGGCGCCGCGCTCGGCCTCGTCGGCACCGCGCTGCTGTTGGTCGGCAACGGCGCGAGCTTCGCCACGAGCCAGTTGCCGGGGCTTGGCGCTGCCTTCGTCGCAGCGTTCGTGTGGGCGATCTATTCGGTGCTGTCGCGTCGCCTCAAGGCGGTTCCCACCGATGCCGTGGCCGGCTTCTGCATGGCCACATCAGCTCTTGCGGCTCTGGCCCATGTTGCGATCGAGCATACAGTTTGGCCCGAGAGTGCGGCTCAATGGCTGGCCGTGATCGGCCTCGGCATCGGCCCCGTCGGCGCGGCGTTCTATGCGTGGGACATCGGCATGAAGCGCGGCGACATTCGCGTGCTCGGCGCCGCGTCCTATGCGACGCCGCTGTTGTCGACCGCCTTCCTGATCGTCGCCGGCTACGCCCGGCCGAGTGCCGCCATCGCGCTCGCGGCGCTGCTGATCGCAGGCGGCGGTCTGGTCGCAGCCAAGGACATGTTCCTTTTGCGCCGGCGCTGA
- the phbB gene encoding beta-ketoacyl-ACP reductase, with protein MARVALVTGGTRGIGAAISKALKAAGYKVAANYGGNDAAAEKFKGETDIPVYKWDVSSFDACSEGIKKVEADLGPIDVLINNAGITRDGAFHKMTLEQWSAVINTNLGSLFNMTRPVIEGMRARKFGRIINISSINGQKGQFGQVNYSAAKAGDIGFTKALALETAKAGITVNVICPGYINTEMVQAVPKDVLEKSILPLIPVGRLGEPEEIARTVVFLAADEAGAITGSTLSVNGGQYMA; from the coding sequence ATGGCACGTGTGGCGTTGGTGACGGGGGGAACGCGCGGTATCGGAGCGGCGATCAGCAAGGCGCTGAAGGCCGCAGGATACAAGGTCGCAGCGAATTACGGCGGCAACGATGCCGCTGCCGAGAAGTTCAAGGGCGAGACCGACATTCCCGTCTACAAATGGGACGTCAGCTCGTTCGATGCCTGCTCGGAGGGGATCAAGAAGGTCGAAGCCGATCTCGGCCCGATCGACGTGCTGATCAACAATGCGGGCATCACCCGCGACGGGGCCTTCCACAAGATGACGCTCGAACAGTGGAGCGCCGTCATCAACACCAACCTCGGCTCGCTGTTCAACATGACCCGTCCGGTTATCGAGGGCATGCGCGCGCGCAAGTTCGGCCGCATCATCAACATCTCCTCGATCAACGGCCAGAAGGGCCAGTTCGGCCAGGTCAACTACTCCGCCGCGAAGGCGGGTGACATCGGTTTCACCAAGGCGCTGGCGCTGGAGACCGCCAAGGCCGGCATCACCGTCAACGTGATCTGCCCCGGCTACATCAACACCGAGATGGTGCAGGCCGTGCCGAAGGACGTGCTCGAGAAGTCCATCCTGCCGCTGATCCCGGTCGGCCGGCTCGGCGAGCCCGAAGAGATCGCGCGCACCGTCGTGTTCCTCGCTGCCGACGAGGCCGGCGCCATCACCGGCTCGACCCTGTCGGTCAATGGCGGCCAGTACATGGCCTGA
- a CDS encoding acetyl-CoA C-acetyltransferase, with protein sequence MSDDVVIVSAARTAVGSFNGAFASVPAHELGAVAIKAALERAGVEPGRVSEVIMGQILTAAQGQNPARQASIGAGIPVESPAWGINQLCGSGLRSVALGYQALVNGDSDIVVAGGQESMSMAAHAQYLRAGVKMGSLDLVDTMIKDGLWDAFNGYHMGNTAENVAKQYQITRAQQDEFAVASQNKAEAAQKAGRFKDEIAPVTIKGRKGDTVVDTDEYPRHGATIEAMAKLRAAFEKDGTVTAGNASGINDGAAAVVLMTAKQAAKEGKTPLARIVSWGQAGVDPKIMGTGPIPASRTALKKAGWNIADLDLIEANEAFAAQACAVNKDLGWDTAKVNVNGGAIAIGHPIGASGARVLVTLLHEMQKRDAKKGLATLCIGGGMGIALCVARD encoded by the coding sequence GCCCACGAGCTGGGCGCTGTCGCCATCAAGGCCGCGCTGGAGCGCGCCGGGGTCGAGCCCGGCCGTGTGTCCGAGGTCATCATGGGCCAGATCCTGACCGCTGCGCAGGGCCAGAACCCGGCGCGCCAGGCCTCCATCGGGGCCGGCATTCCGGTCGAGAGCCCGGCCTGGGGCATCAACCAGCTGTGCGGCTCCGGTCTGCGCTCCGTCGCGCTGGGCTATCAGGCGCTCGTCAATGGTGACTCCGACATCGTGGTCGCCGGCGGCCAGGAGTCGATGAGCATGGCGGCGCATGCGCAGTACCTGCGCGCCGGCGTCAAGATGGGCTCGCTCGACCTGGTCGACACGATGATCAAGGACGGCCTGTGGGATGCCTTCAACGGCTATCACATGGGCAACACCGCCGAGAACGTCGCCAAGCAATATCAGATCACGCGGGCGCAGCAGGACGAGTTCGCCGTTGCATCGCAGAACAAGGCCGAGGCGGCGCAGAAGGCCGGCAGGTTCAAGGACGAGATCGCCCCCGTGACCATCAAGGGCCGCAAGGGCGACACCGTGGTCGACACCGACGAATATCCGCGTCACGGCGCCACGATCGAGGCGATGGCCAAGCTCCGCGCGGCGTTCGAGAAGGACGGCACCGTCACCGCCGGCAACGCCTCTGGCATCAATGACGGCGCCGCTGCCGTGGTGCTGATGACCGCCAAGCAGGCGGCCAAGGAAGGCAAGACGCCGCTGGCGCGGATCGTGTCCTGGGGCCAGGCCGGCGTCGATCCGAAGATCATGGGCACCGGCCCGATCCCGGCGTCGCGCACCGCGCTGAAGAAGGCCGGCTGGAATATTGCCGACCTCGATCTGATCGAGGCCAACGAGGCGTTCGCGGCGCAGGCTTGCGCCGTCAACAAGGATCTCGGCTGGGATACAGCGAAGGTCAACGTCAATGGCGGCGCGATCGCGATCGGCCATCCGATCGGAGCCTCCGGTGCGCGTGTGCTCGTGACTCTGCTGCACGAGATGCAGAAGCGCGACGCCAAGAAGGGTCTCGCCACGCTGTGCATTGGCGGCGGCATGGGCATCGCACTGTGCGTCGCACGCGACTAA